The sequence below is a genomic window from Armatimonadota bacterium.
CCCGCCTTCATCGTCGTCGACGACAAAGGCAACGACTTCTTCGAACAGGTGTAGCGCGATCACTCCCGATCAAGTTCGAGCCCGGCTCCACGGCCTTTTGGAAGCAAACGAAGCGAAGTGCCTCTTCGCCGTGGAGTCTGGCAGTCGTGCCTGGGGGTTCGAGTCCGCCAATAGTGACTACGACGTCCGCTTCGTCTACTGGATGCCCAAGGACTGGTACCTAAGCATCGAGAACAAGCGCGACGTCATCGAAGAAATCGGAGACGACGACCTCGACTTTGCCGGATGGGATCTTCGCAAAGCCCTCAAACTGGCTCACAAATCCAACCCGTCCCTCCACGACTGGCTCGCCACTCCCGACTGCTACGACACGGACGACCGTTTCTTCACCGAGTTTAAAGAACTGAGTCGCGAGTACTTCGATCCCCACTCTGGCTACCAACACTTCCGGTCGATGGCGACCACCAACTTTCGCGACTTCGTCGATGCCGACAAACTGCCGTTCAAAAAGTACTTTTACGTCTTCCGAGCCCTTCTGTGCTCGCGCTACATCGCCGACCACCGAAAACCCGCTCCTTGCCTCTTCCAGGTTCTACTCGACGAGTATTACCCGGATGGAAATGTTCGCGAAGAGATCGAAAAGCTCCTCGAAGCAAAACGAAAAGGAATCGAAACTGCCGATACATCGCGAAATCCAACGCTCCATCGAGAGGTTGGCAGACTCCTCTCCGACACCTCGAACGAGCCACCGAAACGTCCTCTCATGCCAACCGAAAAGCTGGACGAATTCTTCAGAAAAGTGATCGAAAGCTAAATTTCGCACGGAACTTCCGACCCATACATGACGTTAGTCCGGCATAAGAACGGGCCAAAACATGAAAGTTGCATTATCGGTCGTCCTGTCGGTCTTTGCCGCCGCCACCCTCTTCGGACTCGTCTGTCAGCAACTCTTAGTCACTGGCGACATCGGCTTTAACATGAGCCTGATTGCGTTAGCTTTCTTTCTGGCTATAGTTATTCTCAAGTGGCGAAATAAAATCGTTCCCGACTTCAAAATGTGGGTCCTGGCCGTGCCATTTTGTGCCGGAATATACGGCTATGCCGTTCCAGACTCGCGCGGCCTCGACTCCCTCAACACCTGGATGGTCCTCCTCACCGTCTCCTACTGCGCCCTTCGCGCCGCCGCCAGCCGCCCCCTTTCGCTGGTAGAAAGCATTGGCAAAGCTCCTCTCGTTCTCTTCGTTCTGCCCTGGTGCGCCTTCCCCCTCCTCGGCGTCATCGACTGGAAGCAAAGCCCCAAAAACCGAAATATCCACATCAGCCGGGGAGCCTTGATCGGCTGTCTCACCGCCGTCCCTTTCCTCGCGGTCTTCGGTTCCCTGCTTGGACAGGCCGACCCAATGTTCGCCAACATGTTCTCCTTCAATCTGCAAATTGACCCTGATCAATTCGTAGTGAGATCGGTCATCTTCGCCATGACCGCATGCTTCATGGCCGGCGTACTCAGCTACTTCTCCAAGCCGATCTTCAACGCGATTAACGTCATGTTATCGCCAAGCCCAACGCCGCCACCGTACCCAATGATGACGGCCCCGAACGCCCCCACTCCCGCGGACCCCAAGGAACCGGCCGGTCAGGCTACGGAGCACGCGACGATCTTCATCACCTTCTTCGGCCTCATCTCCGCGATGTTCCTTCTCTTCGCCCTGGTCCAGGTCCGCTACCTTTTCGGCGGAAACTCCGTGGTTCAGCTCACCCAAGGCCTGACTTACGCAGACTATGCCCGCCGCGGCTTTCTAGAAATCGTCACCGTGGCGGGAATCTGCCTTCCCCTCGTCGTCTTCGGGCAATATGCCCTCCGCAACCTGTCCACCACTATTCGCAAAGGCGTCAACATCGTCATCTGGATCGTCGTTGCCCTTCTGATGCTCCTTCTCGCTTCCGCCGCCTTCCGCCTCAAGCTTTACATCGGTGCCTATGGGCTCTCCCCGCTCCGCGTCTACGTCGGGGCCGGCATGCTCTGGTTGCTGGTCCTCTTCGTGACCTACCTCATCTACGGCACCAAGTGGCAACTCGACAAAATCGGCAAGGTCGTCTATGGCGCGATGGTGTTCATCACCCTTGGGCTAAACATTGCCCGCCCCGACTACTGGATCGCCCGCGTCAACCTAACTCGAAGCCACGCCGTTAGCATCGATCCGACCATGATCACCGATGCCGGAGCCGACGCTCGCCCCGCCATCGTTCAATTCGGCAAGAAGGAATTGCTCGATAAGTTCGACGAAATGCAGTCCAAGCGCTCACGCGATTGGCGCGATCTCACCCTCTCCCAGATGGCCCTCCCCGCCCCTAAGAATTCAGCGACCGCACCAGATCAGTCAGCGGCTCCCCGTCCAGAAACCGCGAGAAGTTCCGCGCAAAATGACGCAGTAGAACATCCTGTTCATTCTGCATCCCTCCAGCCACATGAGGGGTGATCAGGCAGTTAGGCGCGCGCCAAAGCGGATGATCTTCAGGCAGCGGCTCGGGTGAAGTGACGTCGAGGTACGCCGCCCCAACATGCCCACTCTCCAAGCCTGAGACCAGGGCATCCTGATCTACCGTATCGCCGCGGCCAACATTATAGAACGCCGCTCCCGGCTTCATCAGTCCGAACCGCTGCGTATCGAAAAGCCGCGTTGTAGACTCGCTTGCGGGCAAAAGGTTCACCACATGGTCCGCCCACCCAAAGTGCTCGTCGAGTTCAGCAATAGCAAAGGTCGGCACCGGCTCATCACCTGAGACCTGTCGTCGCACACCTCGAATCTCGCACCCGAACGGCGATAGCAACTCCGTCAGTCGAACCCCGATCGCACCATATCCGACGATCAAAACCGTCTCACCGCCCAGGACTCTCTCGATCGGACGCAAGGCGTCGTAGGTCCATTTGCCCTCTCGGTGGCTCTCTGCACTCGCTATGATTCGCCGATTATGCCCCAACATCATGGCCAACGCATGTTGCGCGCAGGGGTCGTCGTAAACCGACGAGCTATTGGTAAACGCAATCCCGTTGGCGAGCAGGGCTTCGCGCAGATCGCTTCGGTCGTACCGGGTGTAACCCGCGCTCGTGATGTGGACCCATTGAAGGTCAGTTGAGGCCATCAGGTCTTCGACCGATGGCTGGCCGAAAGCGATATCGGCGTACACGCACTCTTCGTCCCTCCCTCCGGCGGTGAGATTGTTGACCCGATCTTGGTTAGAAACGATCAGGTGATGGGGGGCGATGTGTTCACGCAACCAGTCGAGCCGTTCGGCATCGAGGTCGTGATTGGTCCAGACTTTCAGCGTAGGTTGATCAGACACCAGACTTCCTCGTTGGGAAGTTTACTGGTTGCTTTCGTCGTGAATCGCTTCTTCGAGCTTTCTTTTGCCGTCTTCGAGCCCTCTCTGGAGTTCGCCGACGCCTCGCCCAATGCCTCGCATCAGTTCGGGCAGCTTATCCCCGCCAAACAAAAGGAGAATGACTAAAGCAATGACGATCCATTCGCTTCCACCGGGTAACCCAGGCATTGCTCGCTAGTCCTCTTTCTTTTCGTCTTTCTTCGGGTCATCCTTGCTGGAATCTTCGAAAGCCTTCTTTCCTTCTTCCAAGCCGCGCTTGAGCTCGCCTACACCCTGACCCACTCCTCGCATCAACTGTGGAATCTTCGCACCCCCGAACAGGAGCACGACCAAAACGAGGATGACCCAGATTTCGGAGCCACCGGGAAGGCCAAAGGCGGCGAACGGCAAGTTATTCATAGACATAAGCGTTAACGTCAGTATACTGACCTTAGTTCGAATTATCGTCGGAAGAATTGGTGGAACTACCGGTATCTGAGTCCTTATTCATCCCATCATCACTTGATCCGCTGCTAATGCCGCCCTTAATTTTCACGCCCGATCCCTCGTCGAAGGAATCGTCGAAGTTGAAGTTCTTGCCCATGTTGCGAAGGCGCCCCTTCTTGTCTCGCGTCATTAGCTCGCCGGTGGCGTTCAGCAAAATCCAACCTCGTCGCTCATCGATCATGCCGCTGAGAATCTTTGGGCTTTCGGAATAAGGCAACTCTTTGAAAGCCGCTGACTGGTTGAAGGCCACCGTCTTGGTCTCGAAGATGACGACAGTGTTCGGGTCCTTCTTCGACAGGTCCGCCACCTTCTTTTCCGAAGCATCCACATTGAACGCAAACCCCGTCTTCTCGCCACCGTCCTCGCAAGACCATTCGCCGTTCGCTTTCCAAAGTTTGAGAGGAGACTTATCCGCCTTTTCGCTGTGCTTGATGTACGGCGAGATGTCGCTCTGCCAGGTCTCCGCACTCGGCAACTTACCATCGTGAGCTTTCACATAGCTGTCCAAGGCATCCGACATCAGCTTTGCATTGGCAAAGCATCCGCCCATGTTGACGGCACCCTGGAAGCCTTTGTATCCAAAGTAACCAAGGAATCCAAGCGGTAAGCCACAGCAGATCAACAGAACGCCAAGAACGGCAAACAGGATCACCAAGCCGTTCGTCTTCGGCTTCTGTGGCGGCATCTGGCTTTCATACCCATGAAATGGCGGAGGTGTTTGCATTGCTTTCTCTCCATTACTATGACGGATTCGCCTAGGTTTTGGAAGTAGGAACGAAGCCCCATCCGTTAAAATGAACCTATGCCGGACTACCGCTCACTGCCGAGTGTGACCGAATTGGCGTCGAGTCCGGAACTAGCACCCTTTCCCGAGCGCATCCGAATCCTTGCTTCTCAATCCGCGATAGCCGCTGCCCGAGGCGAAATTGCCGACGGTGGCAAGCCCGATATCAGGGGCCTGGCCGCAGCGGAAGCCCTCCGCCTCACGACGCCTTCTCTACAAGCGATCCACAACTTTTCCGGCGTCATTCTTCACACCGGCCTCGGGCGTGCCCCGTTCGAACCGCCGATTCTTGGCAACGCCTATTTCAACTTGGAACTAGACCTTGAGTACGGAAAACGAGGCGACCGCCAAACGCACGTTCGAGAACTCCTGTGCGAGCTAACCGGAGCCGAAGACGCCTTAGTCGTCAACAACGGCGCGGCTGGCGTCCTCCTCGCCCTGACCGCTATCGCAAAAGGCAAGCAGGTACTCCTCAGCCGTAGTCAAAGCGTCGAAATTGGCGGCTCCTTCCGAATGCCGGACATCGTGCGCGCCAGCGGCTGCCGCCTTGTCGATGTTGGTACCACCAACAAGACCTACGTGTCCGACTACGTCGACGCCATTAACTCAAAAACCGGCGCTTTTCTCTTTTGCCATCCCTCGAACTACGAAGTCACCGGCTTCGTGGCATCTCCATCTCTCGACGAGGTCGCCAAAGCGGCAAAAGCGAATGGAGTTTGTTTCATCCACGACCAAGGCAACGGAGCATTGGTCGATTTCGAGCGCTACGGAATCCAGGGCATCGAAACCCTGCCCCAAAGCGTAGCCGCTGGTGCCGATTTGACGATCGCCAGCGGCGATAAGCTACTAGGCGGTCCC
It includes:
- a CDS encoding nucleotidyltransferase domain-containing protein codes for the protein MTPDQVRARLHGLLEANEAKCLFAVESGSRAWGFESANSDYDVRFVYWMPKDWYLSIENKRDVIEEIGDDDLDFAGWDLRKALKLAHKSNPSLHDWLATPDCYDTDDRFFTEFKELSREYFDPHSGYQHFRSMATTNFRDFVDADKLPFKKYFYVFRALLCSRYIADHRKPAPCLFQVLLDEYYPDGNVREEIEKLLEAKRKGIETADTSRNPTLHREVGRLLSDTSNEPPKRPLMPTEKLDEFFRKVIES
- a CDS encoding DUF4173 domain-containing protein, with protein sequence MKVALSVVLSVFAAATLFGLVCQQLLVTGDIGFNMSLIALAFFLAIVILKWRNKIVPDFKMWVLAVPFCAGIYGYAVPDSRGLDSLNTWMVLLTVSYCALRAAASRPLSLVESIGKAPLVLFVLPWCAFPLLGVIDWKQSPKNRNIHISRGALIGCLTAVPFLAVFGSLLGQADPMFANMFSFNLQIDPDQFVVRSVIFAMTACFMAGVLSYFSKPIFNAINVMLSPSPTPPPYPMMTAPNAPTPADPKEPAGQATEHATIFITFFGLISAMFLLFALVQVRYLFGGNSVVQLTQGLTYADYARRGFLEIVTVAGICLPLVVFGQYALRNLSTTIRKGVNIVIWIVVALLMLLLASAAFRLKLYIGAYGLSPLRVYVGAGMLWLLVLFVTYLIYGTKWQLDKIGKVVYGAMVFITLGLNIARPDYWIARVNLTRSHAVSIDPTMITDAGADARPAIVQFGKKELLDKFDEMQSKRSRDWRDLTLSQMALPAPKNSATAPDQSAAPRPETARSSAQNDAVEHPVHSASLQPHEG
- a CDS encoding D-2-hydroxyacid dehydrogenase, giving the protein MSDQPTLKVWTNHDLDAERLDWLREHIAPHHLIVSNQDRVNNLTAGGRDEECVYADIAFGQPSVEDLMASTDLQWVHITSAGYTRYDRSDLREALLANGIAFTNSSSVYDDPCAQHALAMMLGHNRRIIASAESHREGKWTYDALRPIERVLGGETVLIVGYGAIGVRLTELLSPFGCEIRGVRRQVSGDEPVPTFAIAELDEHFGWADHVVNLLPASESTTRLFDTQRFGLMKPGAAFYNVGRGDTVDQDALVSGLESGHVGAAYLDVTSPEPLPEDHPLWRAPNCLITPHVAGGMQNEQDVLLRHFARNFSRFLDGEPLTDLVRSLNS
- the tatA gene encoding twin-arginine translocase TatA/TatE family subunit, which translates into the protein MPGLPGGSEWIVIALVILLLFGGDKLPELMRGIGRGVGELQRGLEDGKRKLEEAIHDESNQ
- a CDS encoding twin-arginine translocase TatA/TatE family subunit: MNNLPFAAFGLPGGSEIWVILVLVVLLFGGAKIPQLMRGVGQGVGELKRGLEEGKKAFEDSSKDDPKKDEKKED
- the selA gene encoding L-seryl-tRNA(Sec) selenium transferase; its protein translation is MPDYRSLPSVTELASSPELAPFPERIRILASQSAIAAARGEIADGGKPDIRGLAAAEALRLTTPSLQAIHNFSGVILHTGLGRAPFEPPILGNAYFNLELDLEYGKRGDRQTHVRELLCELTGAEDALVVNNGAAGVLLALTAIAKGKQVLLSRSQSVEIGGSFRMPDIVRASGCRLVDVGTTNKTYVSDYVDAINSKTGAFLFCHPSNYEVTGFVASPSLDEVAKAAKANGVCFIHDQGNGALVDFERYGIQGIETLPQSVAAGADLTIASGDKLLGGPQAGIIVGRKDLIAKLKRHPLARVVRIDKVSLLSLESVLLHYRADQLARIPLHRILGIPAETVRLWCEAMAPAGAEVRPTLCELGSGSGSGKGVESYALVLPSRKPDGFAKELRRLKIIGRIEKDAIWLDPRCDETIYHSWRPEAGSRVLDGLKAKLSESWEKWK